The Virgibacillus siamensis genome includes a region encoding these proteins:
- the purQ gene encoding phosphoribosylformylglycinamidine synthase subunit PurQ, giving the protein MKFAVVVFPGSNCDRDMYHAAKGVLKEEAELVWYENSNLENYDGILLPGGFSYGDYLRSGAVASTSDVMKQIKNHAAAGKPVLGVCNGFQILLEAGLLPGAMLRNKHLAFMCHQEPLIVRNNETAFTANYEKNEIIHYPIAHGEGNYFCDEETLAGLKENNQIVFSYQNNPNGSIADIAGIINKEGNVLGMMPHPERAVEKLLGSDDGLKLFQSMVENWRDSYVINS; this is encoded by the coding sequence GTGAAATTTGCCGTAGTTGTTTTTCCGGGGTCGAACTGTGACCGTGATATGTACCATGCTGCCAAGGGAGTTTTGAAAGAGGAAGCGGAACTTGTCTGGTATGAAAACAGCAACCTCGAAAACTATGACGGGATTCTTCTCCCGGGTGGCTTTTCATATGGTGACTATCTCCGTTCAGGTGCTGTCGCATCAACTTCTGATGTCATGAAACAAATCAAGAATCATGCTGCTGCAGGGAAACCTGTACTTGGTGTCTGCAACGGATTCCAGATTTTGTTGGAAGCAGGTCTGCTGCCGGGAGCAATGCTCCGCAACAAACATTTGGCATTCATGTGCCACCAGGAGCCGCTCATTGTACGAAACAATGAAACTGCTTTTACAGCAAACTATGAAAAAAATGAAATCATTCATTACCCGATTGCACATGGGGAAGGCAATTATTTCTGCGATGAGGAAACACTTGCCGGCTTAAAAGAAAATAACCAGATTGTATTTTCGTATCAGAACAATCCGAACGGCTCTATCGCCGATATTGCCGGTATTATCAATAAAGAAGGAAATGTGCTTGGCATGATGCCGCATCCGGAACGGGCTGTTGAAAAATTGCTCGGAAGTGATGACGGATTAAAACTATTTCAATCCATGGTGGAAAATTGGAGGGACTCCTATGTTATCAACTCGTGA
- the purF gene encoding amidophosphoribosyltransferase — MFTEIKGINEECGVFGIWGHEKAAELTYYGLHAQQHRGQEGAGVVVSDGSSLKLHKDTGLVNDVFKKANFSELNGKAAIGHVRYSTQGDKDGYGNVQPLLFQSQQGSLALAHNGNVMNAYELRGELENEGSILQTTSDTEVLAHLIKRSTSTKKEDAISEALQKLVGAYSYLILTEEKMYVALDPRGIRPLSIGRLGDAYVVASETCAFDLIGATFEREVLPGELITISDDGLDSTRFAMREQRRMCAMEYVYLSRPDSDLNHVNVHASRKRMGMELAKEAPADADVVTGVPDSSISAAIGYAEQIGLPYEMGIIKNRYIGRTFIQPSQELREQGVKMKLSPVRKIVEGKRVVMIDDSIVRGTTSRRIVRMLKEAGAKEVHVRIASPSIKNPCFYGIDMSTKEELIAANNSLAELCEKIGADSVAYLSESGLEEAIVKDKTIHQGICTACMTGRYPVKKQNESVISYTKS, encoded by the coding sequence ATGTTTACTGAAATCAAAGGCATAAATGAGGAATGCGGTGTGTTTGGAATCTGGGGTCACGAAAAAGCAGCGGAATTGACATATTATGGGCTCCATGCCCAGCAGCATCGCGGGCAGGAAGGTGCCGGTGTTGTTGTCAGTGACGGATCATCATTGAAACTTCATAAAGATACAGGGCTTGTTAACGATGTTTTTAAAAAGGCAAATTTTTCAGAGCTTAACGGTAAAGCAGCGATTGGACATGTCCGGTATTCCACACAGGGAGATAAAGATGGATACGGCAATGTCCAGCCGTTATTGTTTCAATCACAGCAGGGCAGCTTGGCTCTTGCGCATAACGGAAATGTAATGAATGCGTATGAACTTCGCGGTGAACTTGAAAATGAAGGAAGCATTTTGCAGACAACATCTGATACAGAAGTGCTTGCCCATTTGATAAAACGAAGCACATCAACGAAAAAGGAAGATGCTATTTCAGAAGCATTACAAAAGCTTGTCGGTGCATATTCCTACCTGATCTTAACGGAAGAGAAGATGTATGTTGCCCTTGATCCAAGAGGAATTCGTCCATTATCCATCGGGCGGCTTGGTGATGCATATGTTGTAGCTTCAGAAACATGTGCATTTGATCTGATTGGTGCCACATTTGAACGTGAAGTGTTACCGGGAGAACTGATCACCATCAGTGACGATGGACTGGACTCCACCCGTTTTGCAATGCGTGAGCAACGCAGAATGTGTGCGATGGAATATGTTTATCTGTCCAGACCTGACAGCGATTTGAACCATGTGAATGTACATGCTTCGCGAAAACGGATGGGTATGGAACTGGCGAAAGAAGCACCCGCAGATGCAGATGTCGTAACAGGTGTGCCGGATTCAAGCATTTCTGCAGCGATTGGTTATGCTGAACAAATCGGTCTTCCGTATGAAATGGGGATCATCAAAAACCGCTATATCGGCCGGACATTTATCCAACCCTCACAGGAATTACGGGAACAGGGTGTGAAAATGAAGCTTTCCCCGGTACGCAAAATTGTGGAGGGAAAACGTGTGGTCATGATTGACGATTCCATTGTGCGCGGTACGACAAGCAGACGTATTGTCCGAATGCTGAAAGAAGCCGGTGCAAAGGAAGTTCACGTTAGGATTGCATCACCGTCTATTAAAAACCCGTGCTTCTACGGGATTGATATGTCAACGAAAGAAGAGTTGATTGCTGCCAACAATTCGCTGGCGGAACTATGTGAAAAAATTGGTGCAGATAGTGTTGCCTACTTATCGGAAAGCGGACTGGAAGAAGCGATTGTAAAAGACAAGACAATCCACCAGGGAATTTGCACGGCATGTATGACCGGGAGATATCCGGTGAAAAAACAAAATGAGTCAGTCATTTCATATACAAAAAGTTAG
- the purD gene encoding phosphoribosylamine--glycine ligase encodes MNILVVGRGGREHSIVMKLAESPRTDKLFAAPGNGGIAKSAICVDIDEMDIDGLVAFAKENEVDLTVVGPENPLLAGIADKFNEAGLAVYAPTKAAALLEGSKQFAKEFMQKYQIPTAAYASFTDAAEAKAYIEKQGAPIVVKADGLAAGKGVVVAETEQEAIQAIDDMLVHKAFSEAGATVVMEECLVGKEFSLMAFVHENQVYPMVTARDHKRAFDNDQGPNTGGMGAFAPATDISREALDFSIEHILQKTADGMMKEERPFTGILYAGLMMTEQGPKVIEFNVRFGDPETEVVLPLLENDLVQVFQDVLDGKNPNLQWADESCIGVVLASKGYPAAYEKGVKIPELELPDQGFMVHAGTKLTGNELVSDGGRVLLAGAKGPNLKEAGETTYRCLDSFSTSDAFFYRKDIGEE; translated from the coding sequence ATGAATATATTAGTTGTTGGACGAGGTGGCCGTGAACATAGCATCGTGATGAAACTGGCAGAAAGTCCCCGAACAGATAAGCTATTTGCGGCACCTGGGAACGGTGGAATTGCCAAATCAGCTATCTGTGTGGACATTGATGAGATGGACATTGATGGGTTGGTTGCATTTGCCAAAGAAAACGAGGTGGATCTTACAGTAGTCGGACCGGAAAATCCGCTGCTTGCCGGAATCGCTGATAAGTTCAATGAAGCAGGCTTGGCAGTCTATGCTCCAACAAAGGCAGCTGCACTCTTGGAAGGAAGTAAACAGTTTGCCAAGGAATTTATGCAAAAATATCAAATACCGACTGCTGCGTACGCGAGTTTTACGGATGCTGCCGAAGCAAAGGCTTATATTGAAAAACAAGGTGCACCAATTGTTGTGAAGGCGGATGGACTCGCTGCCGGAAAAGGTGTTGTCGTTGCGGAAACTGAACAGGAAGCAATTCAGGCAATCGATGATATGCTTGTTCATAAAGCTTTTTCAGAAGCTGGTGCCACCGTAGTCATGGAAGAATGTCTCGTTGGAAAAGAATTCTCACTTATGGCATTTGTTCATGAAAACCAGGTCTATCCGATGGTGACGGCCCGTGATCATAAACGGGCTTTTGATAATGACCAGGGTCCGAATACAGGCGGAATGGGCGCATTTGCACCGGCGACGGATATTTCCCGTGAAGCGCTTGACTTTTCCATCGAGCATATTTTGCAAAAAACAGCAGATGGCATGATGAAGGAAGAGCGTCCATTTACCGGAATATTATATGCGGGTCTGATGATGACGGAACAAGGACCAAAAGTCATTGAATTTAATGTGCGTTTTGGCGACCCGGAAACAGAGGTTGTCTTGCCGCTTCTTGAGAATGATCTCGTCCAGGTTTTTCAGGATGTATTGGATGGGAAGAACCCGAATCTTCAGTGGGCGGATGAAAGCTGTATCGGTGTTGTACTTGCATCCAAAGGCTATCCGGCTGCATATGAAAAAGGTGTCAAGATACCAGAATTAGAGCTTCCGGACCAGGGCTTTATGGTACATGCCGGTACAAAACTGACCGGAAATGAGCTGGTCTCCGATGGCGGCCGGGTCTTGCTGGCAGGAGCAAAGGGACCAAATTTGAAAGAAGCCGGGGAAACAACCTACCGTTGCCTCGATTCCTTCAGCACATCAGATGCTTTCTTTTATAGGAAAGATATAGGTGAAGAGTAA
- the purM gene encoding phosphoribosylformylglycinamidine cyclo-ligase, translated as MSNVYKEAGVDVEKGYEAVERMKKHIAKTNRPEVLGGIGAFAGLFELTSLNYKEPVLVSGTDGVGTKLKLAFQMRKHHTVGVDLVAMCVNDIVAQGAKPLFFLDYIACGKNNPEMIEQIVAGISNGCKDAGAALIGGETAEMPGMYGEEEYDLAGFTVGIAEKSKLIAGDKIAEGDVIIGLPSSGIHSNGYSLVRKLVANLDLTKKYEGLSEPLGDTLLTPTRIYANPVDAVINTVNVKGISHITGGGFYENFPRMMPDGLGVEIDTTSWERPAVFPFLQQQGNISDEEMYGVFNMGIGMAIAVSPDDAEHALNCLYEQGESASIIGNVTAKEGVHFTS; from the coding sequence ATGTCAAACGTATATAAGGAAGCCGGCGTTGATGTGGAAAAAGGCTATGAAGCAGTTGAACGGATGAAAAAGCATATCGCAAAAACCAATCGTCCGGAAGTTCTGGGGGGCATTGGCGCATTTGCGGGTTTGTTTGAACTAACTTCGCTTAACTATAAAGAGCCGGTTCTTGTATCCGGAACTGATGGGGTCGGCACCAAGCTGAAACTTGCCTTTCAAATGCGGAAACATCATACCGTGGGCGTTGACCTGGTTGCAATGTGTGTCAATGACATTGTCGCACAAGGTGCAAAACCGCTGTTCTTTCTTGATTACATCGCTTGCGGGAAAAATAATCCGGAAATGATCGAACAGATTGTGGCAGGTATTTCCAACGGCTGTAAAGATGCAGGTGCTGCTTTAATTGGCGGCGAAACGGCTGAAATGCCTGGCATGTATGGGGAAGAGGAATATGATCTTGCCGGGTTCACGGTTGGCATCGCAGAAAAGTCCAAATTGATTGCCGGCGACAAGATTGCAGAAGGAGATGTCATCATCGGTTTACCGTCAAGCGGCATTCATTCAAATGGCTACTCGCTTGTGCGGAAACTTGTTGCGAATCTTGATTTGACAAAAAAATATGAAGGGCTGTCGGAACCTCTTGGTGATACATTACTGACACCGACAAGAATTTATGCAAATCCGGTTGATGCGGTAATCAACACAGTGAACGTGAAGGGAATCTCCCATATTACCGGCGGCGGTTTTTATGAAAACTTCCCGCGGATGATGCCGGATGGACTTGGCGTAGAAATTGACACAACAAGCTGGGAACGTCCTGCCGTCTTTCCATTTTTACAGCAACAGGGGAACATTTCAGATGAAGAGATGTATGGTGTGTTCAACATGGGAATCGGTATGGCCATTGCAGTTTCCCCGGATGATGCCGAGCATGCACTGAACTGTTTATATGAACAAGGAGAATCAGCTTCTATTATTGGAAACGTGACAGCGAAAGAGGGAGTGCATTTTACATCATGA
- the purS gene encoding phosphoribosylformylglycinamidine synthase subunit PurS — protein sequence MRKVTVHITLKQGVLDPQGKAIQESLNSLGYDAVEEVRVGKYMELMVEETEDMEKRVKEMCDKLLANPVIEDYRFDVGEAEKL from the coding sequence ATGAGAAAAGTTACCGTTCATATAACACTGAAACAAGGCGTACTTGATCCACAGGGAAAAGCAATTCAGGAATCATTAAATTCATTGGGCTATGATGCTGTCGAGGAAGTTCGTGTCGGCAAATATATGGAATTGATGGTTGAAGAAACCGAGGATATGGAAAAGCGTGTAAAGGAAATGTGTGACAAACTGCTCGCAAATCCGGTAATTGAAGATTACCGATTTGACGTGGGGGAGGCTGAAAAGCTGTGA
- the purH gene encoding bifunctional phosphoribosylaminoimidazolecarboxamide formyltransferase/IMP cyclohydrolase codes for MKKRALISVSNKENVADFAKGLAALDYEILSTGGTLKALQNAGVEAKAVEEITRFPEILDGRVKTLHPMIHGGLLAKRDNESHMEQLKEHGIHPIDIVVVNLYPFKQTLEQPGVTESDIIENIDIGGPTMVRAAAKSFADVSIIVDPEDYDSVLTCLKTDKLDLAERKRLAAKAFRHTAQYDALIANYFTDEEFPENYTVTYEKKQTLRYGENPHQSAAFYKNAQDTANSLALAKQLHGKELSYNNIQDANAALEIIADYTEPAAVAVKHMNPCGIGVADNLSQAFARAYESDSTSIFGGIVACNRLVDAETAEQLSGIFLEIVIAPEFSEEAMTILTKKKNIRLLELEMTSSESGYHKLTTVKGGVLIQSNDVGELNEDELTIPTDKKPSEEEMADLLFAWKAVKHVKSNAIVLAGGKQTIGVGAGQMNRVGAAKIAIEQAGEKAKGSVLASDAFFPMPDTVETAAKAGVTAIIQPGGSKRDQDSIDMCNKYGISMVFTGMRHFKH; via the coding sequence ATGAAAAAACGAGCATTGATCAGCGTGTCCAATAAGGAAAATGTTGCGGACTTTGCTAAAGGTTTGGCGGCACTGGATTATGAAATTCTCTCAACAGGAGGAACGCTCAAAGCATTGCAGAATGCCGGAGTGGAAGCGAAAGCAGTTGAAGAAATAACCAGGTTCCCGGAAATCCTGGATGGCCGTGTCAAAACACTGCATCCAATGATTCATGGCGGATTGCTGGCAAAGCGCGATAATGAAAGCCACATGGAGCAATTGAAAGAACATGGAATCCATCCAATTGATATCGTTGTTGTGAATCTTTACCCGTTTAAACAAACGCTTGAACAACCCGGCGTTACAGAATCAGATATCATTGAAAACATTGATATTGGCGGTCCGACAATGGTGCGGGCTGCTGCCAAAAGTTTTGCTGACGTATCCATTATTGTTGACCCGGAAGATTATGATTCCGTTCTGACTTGCCTGAAAACGGATAAGCTCGATTTGGCTGAGCGAAAACGGCTGGCGGCAAAAGCTTTTCGTCATACAGCACAATATGATGCATTGATTGCCAATTATTTTACGGACGAGGAATTCCCGGAAAACTACACCGTAACCTATGAGAAAAAACAAACCTTGCGTTATGGAGAAAATCCGCATCAGTCGGCAGCATTTTATAAGAACGCACAGGATACTGCCAATAGTCTTGCTTTGGCTAAGCAATTGCATGGCAAGGAACTTTCCTACAACAATATTCAGGATGCCAATGCGGCATTGGAAATCATCGCAGATTATACTGAGCCAGCTGCAGTTGCCGTGAAACATATGAATCCGTGCGGAATTGGAGTGGCAGACAATCTCAGTCAGGCATTTGCCCGGGCATACGAATCTGATTCAACGTCTATTTTTGGTGGAATCGTAGCTTGCAATCGACTGGTGGATGCTGAAACAGCTGAACAGCTTAGCGGAATCTTCCTGGAAATTGTTATTGCGCCGGAATTTTCCGAGGAAGCAATGACGATTTTAACGAAAAAGAAAAACATTCGTCTGCTCGAACTGGAAATGACCAGCAGTGAATCCGGCTACCATAAGCTTACAACTGTTAAGGGCGGAGTTCTGATTCAGAGCAATGATGTTGGTGAACTGAACGAGGATGAGCTGACAATCCCGACCGATAAAAAGCCGTCAGAAGAAGAAATGGCTGATCTCTTGTTTGCGTGGAAAGCTGTGAAACATGTTAAATCAAATGCTATTGTCCTGGCAGGAGGCAAGCAGACGATTGGAGTTGGTGCGGGTCAAATGAACCGTGTCGGCGCTGCGAAAATTGCCATTGAACAGGCTGGAGAAAAAGCAAAAGGTTCTGTACTCGCCTCTGATGCATTTTTCCCAATGCCGGATACAGTGGAAACCGCTGCAAAGGCCGGTGTAACAGCCATTATCCAGCCTGGTGGATCAAAGCGTGATCAGGATTCAATTGATATGTGCAACAAGTACGGAATTTCCATGGTATTCACCGGTATGCGGCATTTCAAACATTAA
- the purL gene encoding phosphoribosylformylglycinamidine synthase subunit PurL, whose product MLSTRDISPEQIEREKLYQDMGLNEQEYAMVKDILKRQPNFTETGIFSVMWSEHCSYKTSKPLLKKFPTEGKHVLQGPGEGAGVIDIGDNQAVVFKVESHNHPSAVEPYQGAATGVGGIIRDVFSMGARPIALMNSLRFGNFTTERVKYLFQEVVHGIAGYGNCVGVPTVGGEVQFDDSYEDNPLVNAMCVGLINHDDIQKGVAKGIGNTVLYAGAPTGRDGIHGATFASDDLAEDSDKDRPAVQVGDPFMEKLLIEACLEVIHSDALVGMQDMGAAGLTSSASEMASKAGTGLEMDLDLVPQREENMNAYELMLSESQERMLLVVKKGREQEITSIFEKYGLQAVAVGEVIEDKAFRLKQHGEMVADIPVDALAEEAPVYHLPSKEAEYFKKFQQMDNTVPAVEDHAEMLKKLLQQPTIASKEWVYDQYDSMVQTNTVVAPGSDAAVVRIKGTDKALAITTDCNSRYIYLDPETGGKIAVAEAARNIVCTGARPLGLTDGLNFGNPTNPEVFWQMEKSVEGMSEASRMLQTPVISGNVSLYNQSKGKSIYPTPVVGMVGLLESMDHLTANYFQQEGNLVYLIGDTKAEFGGSELQKVVSDNYEGKAPAIDLNVEASRQNQLHQAIRSNYIQSAHDLAEGGLGVALAESTFDQKGLGADVHLTGDATVQLFSESQSRFLVTVKPENQKAFEGMVQDCQQIGTVTGSGVLTIAVNNSELIKEETSQLSRLWKGAIPCLLKSKA is encoded by the coding sequence ATGTTATCAACTCGTGATATCAGCCCGGAACAGATCGAACGTGAGAAATTATATCAGGACATGGGATTGAACGAACAGGAATATGCCATGGTCAAGGATATTTTGAAAAGGCAGCCGAATTTTACCGAGACAGGAATTTTTTCGGTGATGTGGTCGGAACACTGCAGTTACAAAACGTCAAAACCGCTTCTGAAAAAATTCCCGACAGAAGGCAAGCACGTATTGCAGGGACCTGGTGAAGGTGCCGGTGTTATCGATATTGGTGATAATCAGGCAGTCGTATTTAAAGTGGAAAGTCACAACCATCCATCTGCGGTGGAACCATACCAAGGTGCGGCAACAGGGGTTGGCGGAATTATCCGTGATGTTTTTTCCATGGGTGCCCGTCCGATTGCACTGATGAACTCACTTCGGTTCGGAAACTTTACAACCGAGCGTGTGAAATACCTGTTCCAGGAAGTGGTTCATGGTATTGCAGGGTATGGCAACTGTGTCGGAGTGCCGACAGTCGGTGGTGAAGTCCAGTTTGATGACAGTTATGAGGACAATCCGCTAGTCAATGCAATGTGTGTCGGATTAATCAATCATGATGACATCCAAAAAGGGGTAGCCAAAGGAATCGGGAATACGGTCCTGTATGCCGGTGCGCCAACAGGGCGGGATGGTATTCACGGTGCCACATTTGCTTCCGATGACCTTGCGGAGGATTCCGATAAGGATCGCCCAGCTGTTCAGGTTGGCGACCCGTTCATGGAAAAACTGCTTATCGAAGCATGTCTGGAAGTCATTCACTCGGATGCACTTGTCGGCATGCAGGATATGGGTGCTGCCGGATTGACATCATCCGCAAGTGAGATGGCCAGCAAGGCCGGAACAGGACTCGAAATGGACTTGGATCTTGTCCCGCAGCGGGAAGAGAATATGAACGCTTACGAATTAATGCTGTCAGAATCTCAAGAGCGGATGCTGCTCGTTGTCAAAAAAGGCCGCGAACAGGAAATTACATCTATTTTTGAAAAATACGGGCTGCAGGCAGTTGCAGTCGGGGAAGTCATTGAGGACAAAGCATTCCGCCTGAAACAACATGGCGAAATGGTTGCCGATATCCCTGTTGATGCACTGGCTGAGGAAGCACCTGTTTACCATTTGCCATCTAAAGAGGCAGAATATTTTAAGAAGTTCCAGCAAATGGACAATACCGTACCGGCAGTTGAAGATCATGCGGAAATGCTTAAAAAGCTGTTGCAGCAGCCGACAATTGCCAGCAAGGAATGGGTCTATGATCAATACGATTCCATGGTCCAGACGAATACGGTCGTTGCACCAGGCTCAGATGCTGCGGTTGTTCGTATTAAGGGGACAGACAAAGCGCTGGCGATAACGACGGATTGCAACTCACGCTATATCTATCTCGACCCGGAAACTGGCGGAAAAATCGCTGTAGCAGAAGCTGCCCGCAATATTGTCTGTACAGGTGCACGTCCATTAGGGCTTACGGACGGGCTGAATTTCGGAAACCCGACAAACCCTGAAGTGTTCTGGCAAATGGAAAAAAGTGTGGAAGGTATGAGTGAAGCTTCCCGTATGCTGCAGACACCAGTCATCAGTGGAAATGTTTCCTTGTATAACCAATCAAAAGGCAAGTCAATTTACCCGACACCAGTTGTGGGAATGGTTGGGCTTCTGGAATCGATGGATCATCTGACAGCGAACTATTTCCAGCAGGAAGGTAACCTCGTTTATTTGATTGGCGACACAAAGGCTGAATTTGGCGGAAGTGAACTGCAAAAAGTTGTCAGCGACAATTATGAAGGGAAAGCACCTGCCATTGATTTGAATGTGGAAGCATCGAGGCAGAATCAACTGCATCAGGCAATCCGCAGCAATTACATTCAGTCAGCTCATGATTTGGCTGAAGGCGGACTTGGGGTTGCACTTGCTGAAAGCACGTTTGATCAAAAGGGACTGGGAGCAGATGTGCATCTTACAGGAGATGCTACAGTGCAATTGTTCAGTGAATCGCAGTCACGTTTCTTAGTTACAGTAAAACCGGAAAATCAGAAAGCTTTTGAAGGAATGGTACAAGATTGTCAACAAATCGGAACAGTTACAGGATCTGGTGTGTTGACGATAGCAGTAAATAATTCGGAGTTGATTAAGGAAGAAACCAGCCAGCTCAGTAGACTTTGGAAGGGAGCAATTCCATGTTTACTGAAATCAAAGGCATAA
- the purC gene encoding phosphoribosylaminoimidazolesuccinocarboxamide synthase, translating to MKADLLYEGKAKRVHEAKDQPGKLVLSYKNDATAFNGKKKATFSGKGRLNNEISSRIFRLLHDYGTETHFIKQLNETEQLVQQTEIIPLEVVVRNQASGSITGRLGLDENTQFNPPIIELFYKNDELGDPLINDDHALVLSDVTGNELKEIKEKALEINHQLQKVFQTINITLVDFKIEFGRLASGCIVLADEISPDTCRLWDITTQEKLDKDVFRQGTGDLLAVYREILKRLEEIS from the coding sequence ATGAAGGCCGACCTGTTATATGAGGGAAAAGCCAAGCGTGTACATGAAGCAAAGGATCAGCCGGGCAAGCTTGTATTATCATATAAAAATGATGCCACCGCTTTTAATGGCAAGAAAAAAGCAACTTTTTCCGGAAAGGGCAGGCTGAATAACGAAATTTCTTCCCGGATCTTTCGGCTGCTTCATGATTATGGAACGGAAACACATTTTATTAAACAATTGAACGAGACGGAGCAGCTTGTTCAACAAACTGAAATCATTCCGCTTGAAGTTGTTGTCCGTAACCAGGCATCAGGCAGTATTACCGGTAGACTCGGTTTGGACGAGAATACGCAGTTTAATCCGCCTATTATTGAACTTTTTTACAAAAATGATGAGTTGGGCGATCCGCTTATCAATGATGACCATGCGTTGGTGCTGAGTGATGTCACGGGAAATGAACTGAAAGAAATCAAGGAAAAGGCGCTGGAAATAAACCACCAGCTTCAAAAAGTGTTTCAGACTATTAATATTACACTGGTAGATTTCAAGATTGAGTTTGGCCGTCTTGCAAGCGGGTGTATTGTACTGGCGGATGAAATATCACCAGATACATGCAGACTTTGGGATATTACAACACAAGAAAAATTGGATAAGGATGTTTTTCGGCAGGGGACCGGCGATCTGCTGGCAGTATACCGGGAAATCCTGAAACGACTGGAGGAAATATCATGA
- the purN gene encoding phosphoribosylglycinamide formyltransferase, producing the protein MSTIKAAVFASGTGSNFQAIMEKNNLHCEVVLLVCDKPCAGAVEKAEKFGVPTLLFEPKSFASKAEYEAMLVERLTEAGVTWIFLAGYMRIAGPTLLEAFETKIINIHPSLLPDFPGKDAIGQAFEAGVAVTGVTVHYIDEGIDTGPIIAQEPVDVFPGDTEETLKKRIQTVEHHLYPEVINQLMRK; encoded by the coding sequence ATGAGTACGATAAAAGCTGCAGTGTTCGCATCCGGAACAGGCAGTAATTTTCAGGCCATCATGGAGAAAAACAATCTCCATTGTGAAGTTGTTCTGCTTGTTTGTGATAAACCGTGTGCAGGTGCAGTGGAAAAAGCAGAAAAATTTGGTGTGCCGACACTCTTGTTTGAACCGAAATCATTTGCCTCAAAGGCAGAGTATGAAGCGATGCTTGTGGAACGACTTACAGAAGCAGGTGTTACATGGATTTTCTTGGCTGGCTACATGCGGATTGCAGGGCCGACACTATTGGAAGCCTTTGAAACAAAAATTATAAATATTCATCCATCACTGCTTCCGGATTTCCCAGGCAAGGACGCGATTGGCCAGGCATTTGAAGCAGGTGTGGCTGTAACAGGTGTGACTGTTCATTATATTGATGAAGGAATTGATACAGGCCCGATAATCGCACAGGAACCCGTCGATGTATTTCCGGGTGATACGGAAGAAACGCTGAAAAAACGGATTCAAACGGTGGAGCATCACTTATATCCTGAAGTTATTAATCAGTTGATGAGGAAATAA